Proteins encoded within one genomic window of Salipaludibacillus agaradhaerens:
- the cmpA gene encoding cortex morphogenetic protein CmpA produces MPSWLKRQLQEAYDRRDLRRIRVLNQCWFYYKNSQTDTG; encoded by the coding sequence ATGCCGTCGTGGTTGAAACGGCAATTGCAAGAAGCGTATGATCGAAGGGATTTAAGGCGTATTCGTGTGTTAAATCAATGCTGGTTCTATTATAAAAATTCACAGACAGACACAGGATAA
- a CDS encoding SprT family protein, which translates to MTNEELQALTEEISNIHFNRPFRHKAYFNKRLRTTGGRYALYSHNIEINPKQLEFYGKEALIKIIKHELCHYHLHLEGKGYQHKDKDFKTLLAAVGGSRYCQTLPGSHNKTHTVHYYQCTSCDRFYKRKRKINTSRYVCGACKGKLKKIKSLPSEKY; encoded by the coding sequence GTGACAAATGAGGAATTACAAGCATTAACAGAAGAGATATCCAATATCCATTTTAATCGCCCATTCCGCCATAAGGCGTATTTCAATAAACGTTTACGTACCACAGGAGGCCGGTACGCATTATATAGCCACAATATCGAAATCAATCCGAAACAACTTGAGTTTTATGGAAAAGAAGCGCTTATAAAAATAATAAAACATGAATTATGTCACTATCACTTACATCTCGAAGGAAAAGGATATCAGCATAAAGACAAAGATTTCAAAACGCTGCTTGCTGCAGTTGGGGGGAGTCGCTATTGCCAAACGTTACCTGGCTCTCATAACAAGACACATACCGTTCATTATTATCAATGTACAAGCTGTGACCGCTTTTATAAAAGAAAACGAAAAATTAATACAAGTCGATATGTCTGTGGAGCATGTAAAGGGAAACTGAAAAAAATTAAAAGTTTACCATCTGAAAAATATTGA